AAAGTCACAAAGAATTTTATTCCGacaggctgagagagagagaagcagttTCATTCTATCCACTGACTGGTTGTTTCTACAATACCTCATACATATCACCCTGTCTTAATAGATGTTGTATTTGTTATGTTGCATCATGTTATATTTGTCTCTCATAGATTTTACTTTGATTCTCAAAAATACGGAACAAAGAATGTCCAGTATTGGTTTATACACAACAGAACAGGTCTTTTAGTTTCCAATTACAGGACTATTCCATATTTTACAAGCCTGTAGGCAACCCTAGTACTTATGCATCCACATAAAGTCATGTACCACTTGCTCGACAGTCATACAGTAAGTGATAAACTACAAGCAACACAAATAACTTTCTGCTCAGTTGTATAAACACATGATGCTCAGAAAATCTCTATTCTTTATGTTTTACAATTTGAACATGTAATTATCATACTGCTTAAAGGAATATGCTGTGATGTCATCAAGTGATTTCTGGCAACTTTAGCTACTTTTCCCTTAAACCAACTAGAAACACAGAGTATAATCAGGGGACATCAAAATGTTTTAAGGGTCTGCCCCAGGGGACAAATTCTCAGTGCACGTCGCTGCGCAATGTCGCCGCATTTAGTCGAGCTGCCTCGTCTTTTTTTCAGTCGCAGAGCTGATAGCCTCTCAGGGTCGTACCCATACACCCAAGTTTCATTGCCGGTAATGTTTCTTATTCACGGCACACAGAcagagttcttggcagactttgaCATGATGCTCattctgctcctgggtcagcagcctggggacgaaCTAGGCAACAACACGACACAAGTTCAAATCACACCATGTTCCGTATAACACACCAACAATGGTACTGTAGCAATGTTGCGAATTGTTCTCTAACGAAGGTTAGAAGGTCTTCCACAATCTCTCGttgtcttccagtgatgttcttccactCTTTAAGCAGGTGTGCCACTCAAATCACCTTGAACGACTCACTGCAGCATGGCTGCAAACTTGCTCTGTTGCCAAGATATGCAGAATTTCACGTTCGCTCTTTGTGCTGTCCATGAGGAAATGATAACGcacatggtcagaatagcactaGTTGCACAGCTCCCGGTGTAaacaggacgatgtcttttggcacactgacttatgaaggtcggtgctccctgtgtctgtgtgtgcagccttgtgctgccaccTGTAGGCGTGCTACAAAACTAGTCACAACGTTTTTTAATTCCACCTCGTATAgtcattaatcattaatataaatgtttttttttttttttactgttcggAACTCAAACCTCATGCTGTCAGAAGTAAACGCTTACTTACGTAGTGAGTGCATGAGTGTCGTCATCCACACACGCTTCATCCTGACATAAGGCCTCCAGTAAAGCAGGTAGCGGGGAGTGTGAGTCTGCCGCTCGCTGTTTGAGGAGCGCGTGCTGAGCGCTGTGTGCTCCTCCTGCGAGTAAACACTGGACCAGCAGGCGGGAGCGGCCACCAAAACGCTGCAATAACGAGTTCATTATAAGACATACACTCCGAAGATTCTGCCTTCTTAAATGTCTAGCTCTGTGTTAATCCATTTCTATTCAGCATTCGTGAGGTATATTAGTAAGACGTGTTCAGAGCTTTAACTTTAATCCGATGTGTTACTTTGTACAGTTTTGCTTCTCTTCTTCGTCAGGTTTAGCGAGACAGTTGTAGCCCCACACTCCCCTCTAGTGTACAATATTAACTCACGTTCCACACAGCAGGTGTCAGAAGTCCCTGTCCGCAGACTGCAGATCGGGGCGGGGCTGAATCTAACTTAAACATAGATTCTCATTGGTTGTAGGTAAATTAATGACATCGACGCAACGTTCCTCCCACAACTCCTCTCATTGGTTAGTGAAATGGATTGAAATCGCTGCCACGATAAACAGGTAATGCAGTTGGAAACAATACTTatgaattatacattttatacaaacgcTGAATCTTTTGCTTATTTATCCAGCGTTCAGATGCGTACAAatcttacttaattttttttttaaatgtacgcTTATGACAGGTTTGTGGTTCAAAGTTACATACATTTACAAGCGAGACTTATCTTTCCGCTGTTTAATTCTCCCATTTCTGGCAATCCGTGactataaatcaaaatgtcaacCAATAGAGTTTAtttacagctttttttaaaaaaatattgttaataaaagacATAAATGTGGAATATTCTAAGCAAAATTATCCACTATCCTtatgttattaaattaataaatagaaaagtGTTGTTAAACATCAGAATTTTCATCAGACATTTATGACTCATGAATGAATTATGACGACACATAAATGAATttcactgttatttatttaagatgatTCTGTTCACAGTTATTTCTGATAGAGGAGAAAGCAGGTATTTTTACATCTCTCTGTGGTCAAGCATTAATTCTCCCTCCCAGCAGTCTGGGTCTGAGTCAACAGCAGTCTGGGTCCTCTGTGACATCATGAAATCCTCTAAGGCAACCATGTTTCCCATTTCTGTGATAACCGAAACAGGTCTTAAATAACGttttacaaattttacattCTTTCATTTCAAAAGGCACACGTAATTCAGCTCTTGATGTTTCACTTCAATTTTCCCAGTTCACAACACCTGtagccaaaaacacacacacaaagcagaacTCATCTAGGATTGTTAACTATGAtaagctttaaaaatacaataagcaaaattacattaaaaaaacggACAGATTCTTACTGTCAAGCCATGCATATGCCTTCTGTTTAAACCCGGTCCTGTTCACAACTGCACTAAAGCAACTGCAAGTAAGCGAAAGATTCATGTAGGCAGCATCTCCATCCTTTAGCACTACTTCCAAGAGTATCATTTCCAAGATCTCCATGGGTAACTGGAAAGTATATGGAAAAGGTCTAACCCTTCATTTGCTTAAAATGAAACAGGACAGTATTCCAGCACTTAAAAGACTTACTGTACATCCAAAAGTTGCAACTCAGGAGTCATGATTGCCTTTTGTGCCTAAAAAGGATAGCAGAGAAGACATGTAATTCTACACATGTTAAGAGAATACGACAAAAAAGGTCATATTAagtgtaattaaattacattattttcagtTTGCCTCTTAAGTCTCTTTGTTGCACGTCTTTCTTCTTTAGACCTGTAATGAAATGTAGTAAAGGAGAGGTAtgtttatattatgtaaataaaagttttcaaaataataagtgctacgaatttaaaataaaaaattgactgATTCTTATTAAATGTACAAAAGTTAATCTTTATTAATCGTCTACATAGATTAAAAACTTAAGCGATTGTGCATATCGCAATATGTACAATTACaatactttaattatttttattatattgcacAGGCCTagtatgtataatgtaaaagtGACACCTTAGCAAAAAGGTGTCTCCTAATACCAGGCATGTCTgtctgagggaaaaaaatactttctaaTTACTTTCTATTTATATGGCAAATATACATTAGAGTTTTTACTCACCTCTGTAAAATCAAAGTCCCCTGTGGTTGCAGGAATTACTGGAATTGTAAACATTACAAATACATTTGTTCTATACTGGATCAaaatctagtaaaaaaaaaaatcagctctaTAAACTTACCATCAAGAcgaagattcaagattcaaagaactttattaatcctagAGGGAAATTGCTAATAAACAACagacaagcgacgaaggtgggatgcCACAGTTGTTGCTGAAATGTTGTTGTGGAAGGCCCCGTTAATGTAGCCATGAACACAGTTAATCTTCCTtgaaaaactaattattttaaatgcttttacatttatttattcaaatgatGATTGGTACCATATCGTTGACACAGTATTCATACTTAAAAATCAGATATACTTAAAAATCagacatacacagacatacTTAAAAACTATGCACAGAGCATTACTGGCTGGTTTGGCACCATAGTAAACAAACTAAAGTGACAAAATCAAAAATGTTAAACTCACCATCATAGTGCAATGCCAACTGGAAATGGTTTTTGATGTGATAGTACACCAACTGTGGCATACTGGTGCAGAAAGGGCAATTGCTGCAGCAGTCTTTTAAATACTGCTCACACTGCCCCATGCTCAACaatgttttgtgcatgtttgcaaGGGAaatggctcttaaaagagcccttgggttatgtgaagaaaacaaagagagaatTGATGGGTAGCGTAAGGGTTAGAGaataacagcaaaacaaaacaagctaaacaaaatagaaaatgtgGTGCACAGGGAATATTAATGGGGATGTCAACATCAAGGATCTGCAAATAGAAGTAATAAATCATTGGTTTTAGTATCAAATGATTCAAATTGTGCTTATATAGAAGTTGCATATATAGTTGTTATAATTAAGTTTTTAGTCACAGAAACAATTACTAACAATTTGCTATTTTAAAGTACAAGTTAAAAtcactacattaaaaatgaaatcttttaaTGAAACTTCTTAGTATCATGGCCAATACATCACATCCCCTACATGATTTTCCAGTATGCAACATGACCACCCCAAACCTGACTGAGGTTTTGCTTAAGACAGGACTGATTAGTTCATAGTTCTCCAATTAATCCCATTCAAACTGGCATCCTTAGATCTAAATGGACAAATATTATACCATACAGGATCTATACCATAAAGATGTAATACCTAACTGTATATAAGTGCCAACATTTGTATATGTTTGGAATAAAATTCAATTTTCTTATCAAGCGAGGGGGtgatttaagctttttttttaaaccgctgattggacgagacatctgtcactcaagatatacagaaagtactgtagtagcggtagatttgtgtgtatgaatgtgcaaacattattatggttttaaatatgtttttcttacagtggccctgaagtcagttttattaatttttatgcaCTTCACGGTCATCAtggtttaaagtgaagcagaacacacaagaaacaaagataaagaaacaagtttctactttctgtatatcttgagtgacagatgtctcgtccaatcagcggtaagcatttcattcgcaaactatgCCTACCTTTTTTGGTTTGTCTCGGACTGGCaagacaaattaacaaaatggaaaacaagtTAACAAATTCAATtgaacaaatccgaaaacaaaataaaaccaaaaacaaaaaactccccccccctccaaaaaaaaataaaaataaatagttttgggttttatttggtttttaatttgttttccgttttgttaatttgtattgcacttctcagccagtcagatatattttttttgttttgttaatttggttttgaatttattttttcagttttaatttgttttgcacttcacagCCACCGTTGAAAGCACTTCCAAAGAAAAAGctgatgctttttttaaaaaaaaagcttaaatcaCCCCCTCGCTTGATAAGAAAATTGAATTTTATTCCAAACATATACAAATGTTGGCACTTATATACAGTTAGGTATTACATCTTTATGGTATAGATCCTGTATGGTATATTATTTGTCCATTTAGATCTAAGGATGCCAGTTTGAATGGGCTTGATTGAAGAACTATGAACTAATGAGTCCTGTCTTAAGCAAAACCTCAGTCAGGTTTGGGGTGGTCATGGTGCATACTGGAAAATCATTCAAGCAAAGGAGTATGAATTTGCCTTAGAATATCCTAAAACAATTTACTAGTTGATCAGTTAACCAGCTGTCTAGATGTCATCAGCAATTCTCTTCTTTCAAAATGCTCACTAAAGGGCTGCTTTCTGTTCAGCCAGAACATGCTTTACTAGAACTCTGAAACGTTCAAAATTGTGTGGAAGGATGTCTCTTGTATTAACTAGACTGGAGGAAGTAATGTCTCAGAaatttgtctgtatgtctggcCAGCCAGCATCACAGCATCTAgtgcttttatacatttttttttacaaaaactaaaCCCTGCACTATAAATAAAGTGTCATGAGCCATTCTAGCCAGATTATGAACTGCAAGTTGAAAGTATATTGCACATGCATCTTAAATTGACCACTGGACAGAATTAAATGAAGCTTTTACAGTACTTTAACCTGCATTTAAACAAGACGTAATCTTAaacataggaaaaaaaaaagtgtatcaCGTTACAAAGagagttctgccatacagaaagacatTTACATCAGCTTCCAACAGAAAATCATATTAAAGCCGATCAGCTTATTtagctttaacatttttacaaactATTAGGATCTGCACTTAAGGTAGTTTAAATGAATTAGAATCTAACTTTTTTGGAATTGATAAGAACCAAATCTACAAAGTGTCCTACTAACAGCAGAATCTGAGGAATCAGTAATGTAAATTAAGTGTCAAATTGCGGTCTTTATTGCACAGAATAAACCAGAACAAGCAAGGCAAGCCAAACACTTTattatcttatctttttttttttccccttcaagcaaacacttaataaaaaagacataaaatgtGATGCCAAGTCTTATACATTGTGTTGACTGGCTTTGGACAATAGGTTACATTTGTGTAATCTTAGGCTAAAGCAATgttcaaaataaatcagtcagtAGTATTTGGTTTAACAGACATGGCCCAAAAAGCAGATTTCAGGCCAGAGGGCCAACTGATCCTGATGCCCAGCACAGTTTGATTAATTTCTATTCCAATACACACTGGTAATAAGGTAGGCAAATTACCAAATTATACTGGACAAGAAATTCAAGACCAGCGTTCAGCACCCTGGCCTGATGTAAACATAAAACTGAACACTATTAAAATCTATTCAAGTAATCTacaaaaatgtgcaaattttACTACAAGAGTCCTTAAGGAGCCAACACCAACATGTAAACAATTAAACTCAAATAGGACAATTCAGACTTTAGAAAGTTACAGAATACTTTTGATCTGGCTTCCAAGAGAAAAGCAGAGCCACTTCGAGAATGCCCCCTTCCAAACACAAAATGTCAGTACCATCTTAAAACTCAAAAGCCAAATGAAGACAGATTTAGACAATCCAATATCTTAAGCAGTGTTTAACAGATTGGAAAGTAAGGGGTCTGAATGCATCATGTCTGAACGTGGAGCACAAAAACCAAATGACCTAGTATCCATGAAGCATTCAAAGCTTTGCCCAAAGTATCAAACCAGCTCAAATTGGATAAAATCAAAGTCCTCGTCATCCAAAAAGGTCAGGGCAATTAGATAGCTCAAAAGTCGTTGGTCCTCACTATCCATTTCCTCCAGCAACTCCAAAGCATTCTGTATGGTTGTGGGGTAGAAACAGTAAGGTTAATATTTAAGCACCTCAAGTAGCAAGCTACCAGACATCAGTAATTGCATGCAACATACTAACAAAGTATTGCAGTCAAGTACAGGTTACTAGAGTCACCTTGGGCCTAAAATATCTACGCTGGGGTCTGTGTCCAGGTGGTAGCTCATGGCTAAAGATGCACTCCGACGCAAAGGGGCAGCATCCATGACGCATGAAGAAATTGCACTTTATTTTACTATAGGATTAAAGTAGCACAGGTTATTTCCTTTAGACTAGGGGTGTTCAAATCTAGCCCTGGAAggccagcacagtttgtaatcaATAATAACCATTTAAACATGTCCTTGGTAGCTTTTCCCTAAAGTTGACAtggccatttatttatttaaaaaaaaaaaaaaaaaaaaaaaaaaaggctgaaaacTGAACTTCACATTCTCAAGCTTTGATTTAAAGTTATAACTATATAGTACCTGGAATTATACATTAAGGCTAAGCAACCCTGATCACAAACATGTAGAATTTGGTAATTTGATTACAGAACTTGTTTAGGGGCTCAATCTGGTTAAGCCCCATTCAGGGTAGGCCTACCTATTTGGAACACATAATGAGCCATTAACCCCGCACATTTCTCACCATCAAGGGTACATTTTTGTACTGCAAGCCTTACCTGctcttttctttaaatgaaGCAATCAGTGCTTCCTTCGGCTCACCTTCACAAACCCAGTACTTGCTGGGAATGTAAAAAGAGGACTTCACTCTGCACTGTGGACAGGCTCTGAATGACcagacattttattcatcagTCCATGAAGAGAAGGGGGCAAAAAAGCCATCAATTATTAGCTCAATGTTTACATGCTTACTTGATGACCTCTTCTTGAAAGTCTTTGGTCTTTCGCCAGGTCATGATGCAGCCAAGACAGAAGGCATGACTGCAGTTAGGCAAGATTCCAAAGCGCCTTTCTCGTACTGTGCTTTTTTCATAAACCTTGTCCATGCAGATGCCACAGGAAACATCCTTGCTTTGATTGTAGGCCTCAGATTGTCCATGATCCACTGAAGCTGCTGCACCACTCTCCTGCAaattgattccctgaagaaatTAAAGCCTTAGCCAATATGCATAGCAATCTTGCCTACACTTTAGAGAAAAGCagcaatttgtatttaaaagaaataaacaccagTTTCTGACTAATCACACAtttcctgtaataaattgcagtcTTCTGCAGGCAAATACTTCCAAAggtttaaatagcattttttatttctataagattaattgtgcagctctATTAAATTGCAAGGCACTTCACAGTTGCTAAATGGGTCTAAAAACCTCAGAGTTGGTatgaatattaaacattaactaTCCTTTGTTTGCCAAAAATTTCACACACCTTCTGGTCTGTTTTAGAATTAGTTTTCTGTTGATCAGATGCAACAACCATAGAATTGTCCACACTATTGCCAGTTAAAGGTTTGGGACATGGCTCATTACTCTCCTGTGGCTGGATCCGCTCCtctgcagaagaaaaaaacgaaaataaatacatgcattTATTGATCTCAACATTTCCCAGGACTGTCCAAACTGCATacagattttaaattaaaacttacTTCGCTGCGGAAGTATAGACTCCGCTTCCAACACTGCATGCTCTTCCTCTTCAGCAATATCTGTAGTTGGACGTTGTGAAGTCTGCTGGAGGCTTAAACTTGTGACCACAGGTTCAGAACCTCTTCGCCTCCAGCTGTATGCACCCAGCTCGGGGAAAAGTGAAGGCTCAGAACCACGTCGAGCAGAAGACACATTACCTGGGATAGCAGAAGCATGAACTACAGGTGCCGAGCCACGCCTTGCACCAGAAGACCCACTGTCAGGACCAGCAATATGAAGATACCTGCAATTCAAGACATAGAAATGTTGCAACTCCGTTATGAAGGTATGCTGTATAAAAACCGATTCACAACTTACCGGCAGTTTTCTCCAAACCAGCAACCTCCTTTCTGGAAGTACCTGCACACTTGAACTGATGGCACAACAGGATATTCATGCAGGTAAGAGCAGTGCTGACCAAACCTGCAGGAGCCGTTTATAAACtgcctgaaaaaagaaaaaaaagtttccagaaaacaaagatttaaataactgatgccagagaaaaaaaattacttttagtCAGTTACTTTCCATCGTCATAAGAGTGTTAAATTAAACAAGGGGAATTAGAATAACTTTGAAAAATGGGGAGGAAAATGAGCCATAGTAAATTCCCCATTTAACTAATAGAAAGGTACAGCATGCAAATCATATGACCCCATTCACATATACTACACTTTGAAGGGAAAAATGAGAAACCATGGCACAAATAGTTAATTGCACTTGAATGATAAGGCCCAGTAGTATTGGTAAGTGATGAGGGGAACCAGTAATGTATTAATGTACATTAGTATTAATGTAATATTGCATCATTACAGATCAACATTACCGGTAAACTGGGGAAACAAGTATTATAATCATGTAAAATTGTATTACAGACAGTTACTACTCACCTAGTGCAAACACTACAAAGAGGCCAGAtctgtgctaggcatggagcttgactctggatgtagtagcgaagaggaggattttatccaaagtacaatccattttgaacaatccttctcacccacTATACAGTGTCTtctgaacagaggagcagtttcagccagagactgattatcaagtgttccacagagtgccacaggagatcctttctcccaatggccataaaagtttacaactcttctctgtaactcGTACACACAggtatgtggatttttcactaactg
This region of Clarias gariepinus isolate MV-2021 ecotype Netherlands chromosome 9, CGAR_prim_01v2, whole genome shotgun sequence genomic DNA includes:
- the mkrn4 gene encoding makorin, ring finger protein, 4 isoform X1 gives rise to the protein MAVCGASQRRSGKRGLNLRSRICRQFINGSCRFGQHCSYLHEYPVVPSVQVCRYFQKGGCWFGENCRYLHIAGPDSGSSGARRGSAPVVHASAIPGNVSSARRGSEPSLFPELGAYSWRRRGSEPVVTSLSLQQTSQRPTTDIAEEEEHAVLEAESILPQRKERIQPQESNEPCPKPLTGNSVDNSMVVASDQQKTNSKTDQKGINLQESGAAASVDHGQSEAYNQSKDVSCGICMDKVYEKSTVRERRFGILPNCSHAFCLGCIMTWRKTKDFQEEVIKACPQCRVKSSFYIPSKYWVCEGEPKEALIASFKEKSSKIKCNFFMRHGCCPFASECIFSHELPPGHRPQRRYFRPKNALELLEEMDSEDQRLLSYLIALTFLDDEDFDFIQFELV
- the mkrn4 gene encoding makorin, ring finger protein, 4 isoform X2, producing MEKTQVAEDQRVRTGVCRQFINGSCRFGQHCSYLHEYPVVPSVQVCRYFQKGGCWFGENCRYLHIAGPDSGSSGARRGSAPVVHASAIPGNVSSARRGSEPSLFPELGAYSWRRRGSEPVVTSLSLQQTSQRPTTDIAEEEEHAVLEAESILPQRKERIQPQESNEPCPKPLTGNSVDNSMVVASDQQKTNSKTDQKGINLQESGAAASVDHGQSEAYNQSKDVSCGICMDKVYEKSTVRERRFGILPNCSHAFCLGCIMTWRKTKDFQEEVIKACPQCRVKSSFYIPSKYWVCEGEPKEALIASFKEKSSKIKCNFFMRHGCCPFASECIFSHELPPGHRPQRRYFRPKNALELLEEMDSEDQRLLSYLIALTFLDDEDFDFIQFELV
- the mkrn4 gene encoding makorin, ring finger protein, 4 isoform X3; this translates as MEKTQVAEDQRVRTGVCRQFINGSCRFGQHCSYLHEYPVVPSVQVCRYFQKGGCWFGENCRYLHIAGPDSGSSGARRGSAPVVHASAIPGNVSSARRGSEPSLFPELGAYSWRRRGSEPVVTSLSLQQTSQRPTTDIAEEEEHAVLEAESILPQRKERIQPQESNEPCPKPLTGNSVDNSMVVASDQQKTNSKTDQKESGAAASVDHGQSEAYNQSKDVSCGICMDKVYEKSTVRERRFGILPNCSHAFCLGCIMTWRKTKDFQEEVIKACPQCRVKSSFYIPSKYWVCEGEPKEALIASFKEKSSKIKCNFFMRHGCCPFASECIFSHELPPGHRPQRRYFRPKNALELLEEMDSEDQRLLSYLIALTFLDDEDFDFIQFELV